Within the Plectropomus leopardus isolate mb chromosome 15, YSFRI_Pleo_2.0, whole genome shotgun sequence genome, the region ACGCTTAATCTGGTTATTTTATGTcgtctttttgtcattttgtgtctcctgatcgttttatgcatttttgtagTGGTCTGGTACTCTTCGAGTTAATATTCAGCTAAAGTTGCGTCTCTGAGGTCAAACTCTGTCAtgtatttggtcattttgtgtgtacttgtggttattatatgactttttgttgtcattttggtCTCTCtgaggcaattttgtgtcttcttgttttttgtgtatctttgtaaTTGTGTAGCCAATTTGTCCAGATGTTTTacgtctctttgcagttccttgaatccctccatgatttttttatggtgattttgagCCTCTTCTTGGTTGGTACGTCCAGTGCACCGCTTAGCTCCTGTGTCAGACCCCGGTCtccttctccaaactgggggtgtgccgaTCACATGTACTGTAGGCAAAACATTAACTATGGCTatgtaccccatacaaccccactttaaaaaaaacataactgtcCCTGAACAGGACTAagatattaaaataatgatgcCCTGATGACAGAATGAATGGAAGCTCCAGATTTAAGCAGCCTCATGTTGACTATTTGCCACTGTCAGTACCTGCAACAATGAATGTTATTTAGTCCTGTGGAGCCAGAGTGCTGCTGGTTTTGTGTGCCAGGTGTAATTCAGCAGTGCCCTGGCTCCTGAGGGACAAGCACTGCAAACCACTGGATTTTCAGGCATGAAAAACATTCAGAGAGCTGGCTGTGTGCTTTCACCTGCGTCAATACTTACTTTTGTCCTTCCATTTATTGTGTAGTTTCCCAGTTTGCCGTTACAATGTCTGATCAGGTCGTCCATACGACTCATGAGAAAGCGGATCTTCTCGCAGCCGGCCTCCCTCCCCTCTATCCACGTGATTTTGTCCCCACGGATGTCTTTAGTGGAGTCGCTTTTTTGACTCACCAACTGACCGTCTGTGAACTTGCCCGTTTTGTGTAGGGCTTTGACATTATCCAAAATGCCCTGACCGGTCTCTGCTCCTAAAAAGTTGTCCACCACACAGATACCGTGCTTGTTCATACACGGGACTATGTACTCCATGGCAAGTTTCTGAGCGGACGAGCTCGTCTGTCCGTTAGGTGTGGCGGTGTTGTTAGACCCGTCCTCTCCCGGTCCGTCGCCGTCCCCAGGTGCttctgtgtttgtggtttgtggtAGAGACGCGCTGTCCGCCTGCTCTGGGCTTATCTTTTCCCGGGTTTTCTCCTTGTCGTCCCCCGGCGGCTGCTCCGGCTTCTGTTTGGGAACCTTGTCCGTCTCCTTACAGATGAGCTTGTGTTTCTTCCAGTGCTGTTTCTGGTGCTCCTTGCTGCAGTAGAAGGAGCTCCGGCACCTTCCACACTTGAGGAGGTTCTCCATTTTCCCACAAAGTTCACAGTACTGTCGATCTCGGTCCAAAtcgctctgctgctgcttctccatgTTAGCGGCTACAACGGGTGCACTACGCCTTTAATTCCGATCCTTCACACGCGCGCTGCTAACCGACAACTTTGGAAACGATCCACTGCCCCTGCCACGCTACACCGAGCGAGACGGAAAAGTAAGACTCAAAACCTCGCCATTTTATCACGCTTACTCCCTCTTCACATCTTGTATCAGTGATATAACACAACAACGTGAACCCTGGACCAAGCATTTCGGGCTGGGTCGAGGTCTTCAGGAGGGATTTCAGCTGGCTAGCTGTCGGTCCGAGGGTAGTGCATGGCGCCGCTCCGTGTGTGCTCAGCCTGTCTGCGCTCCAGCCTGCTCTGACGTCCACGCACACGCTCCGCCCCTCTCGCGCTGCCTTCGCGGGCCCGTCGGACAAATGACGCTTCACAAAAAGGCCTGAAGCCCTGCAGTCTGTGCTTTAACCACGTGGAAGTAGTTTATCTATGTCATGTCAGGGGAAACATGGCACATGTCCTTGTCCATGTATGATGAAGTCCGCCTCTGGTCAGTCAATATAAATGCAATATGTCATCTTGACTTGAACCTTCAGCTCCGATTATACAGCCACCGTGATCTAATAAAGTTCAAATGCTTGAGTACAATTTGGACGTATTTGTGCTTTGCTTGAACAatttcatgccattttataattttataaattcTGATTTACAGTCGTAGATGAACTACTGCGCAGGCCCAGGGGACCAAAATGTCAAGGACTCCCTGATCTTCAAAAGTGTCCCTCAAATTAGTGACCAGGAAGAGATTcgaaaacatcataaaaaagactacaaagacatgcaaagtaACTGCAAAGATACATGAAGCAAGTTtaaaaaagggcagaaaaatcaaaaagagacacaaaacaacttcatagatacacaaaacaacttcaaagaTACACGAAACAATCACAAGGGGACACTAAATGACTTCGAGGagccacaaaatgacaacagaatgacacaaaatgacctcagagagacacaaacaactacATGGAgccacaaaacaactacaagagGACATAAAATCACTCCAAATATATgcacacaaatgaaaaacaacaaggaaaaacaaaatgactacaaagagtcACACAAAGTGACCAAAGAACAACATAAAGTTaactcaataaaacacaaaattacctgtGAGAAACCCAAATGAttacaaaaagcaacaaaacaatcacaaggagacacaaaatgacaaagacacacaaataaaacaaccaaaatcaTTGAACagaattacctcaaagagacatgaAACGATCCcactaagacacaaaattatgtcaaagatttccaaatgaatgcaaaaagacaaaacaaccacacagacacacaatgatacagagacacaaaatgaaaaaaagacacaaaatgaccacaaagatacATGAAAAAACAAGGGAACACAAAATGAGCAAAGAGAGCCACGTTAATTGatgaaaaaatggcacaaaattacctcaataagacacaaaattactgcaGAGAAACCCAAACAACTATAAAAAGCCACAGAACAACAAAGATACACAAagactaaaaatgacataaaattacctcagagacacaaaaggttctcaattacattaaaaaaaaatcttagagTACCAAACAGctacaaaaaaggcacaaaacaaccaggAGGAGACACAATgtgaccacaaggagacacaaaatcgttattatattattataatgctacttgtaaaaaagtatatttacaatatgatattgccatttttttctaaagtctCTAAATTCTTGAACCATTATTGCGCTcttgttagaaaaaaattaaaggagcGATTTACCAGCGCCACAAAACATAGGCCtactttttttatgactttgcCACCTAATCCAGGTTCTGTATAGAGCTAGAGGCCCATCTTTAATAATTACCAAGCTGACCAAATAAAGGAGGCACTTTTACATACATATGATCCATAGATTTTTGCACAAAGCATGTTTTAGGGGAAAAATTGTGAATATGTAAAGTATGCCTGCAAGTAACTAGTGATGTAGCCTTTCACAGCTTTGGCTCAAAACACAGCTGACATGcttaacacacattttatttttgtaatagcCTGAAGTAACTTTCTGCAGCTTGACTTTAAAAGGAGCACTACAAGAGGAACATTTGTTATAACCATCATGCAAGAGGCATTTAAAAACCCAGCAGGTCGAAAACTGGATTTTAAGATCCTGACGGGAGCATTTGAAGGCATCATCAGTCAACGTCAACGTCAGTGTGTTTTGCCCTCATTCCTGGCTTGCATGTGTgaaattcctttcacacaacaaaagaatattttttataaagatgCTGCTGGTGTTATAACAGACTGATCAATACGTTTTTGGGCGGTGATGAAGCTCATAATAGCGATTGAGAGGGACTTAAATCAACTATCGGAATGCATagtgaaacacattttatttaatttttatgaagCACAAACTTAGGTTCAGCTCCATGTATCACTGTATACACTGACGGGGTCTATCACACATTAAATAAGTGAAGCGGGTGTTTGAATGACAGGGAGTGTGCTGTGCAGAGGCAAAGCGCGAGCTCAAGTTGGCACCAGTCGTGTGGCACGTACACAGTCTGCAGGAGTCCCTGGAGGAGGGGTTACAGGAGAGAAGCGAGTAATCTGATCAAGAAAGGTTGGATGAAACATACTTTAATAGCAACAAATGACACAGGCCAACCTAGGGTTTCAGTCATGAGATGTCTGGTTGCTCAATCAggattaaaaatttttttttttactggaaacaGAAAGTATCTATGCAGCAAGGGCGGGCCTTTGTCACTCCCtactgaatacattttaaataggaACATGCCTGTAATTAGTAGATATTCTGTCTGCAACAATCAAGTATgtgcttttatatatatatatatatatatagagaggaGTGTCTGTTATTGGTCTGAAATGGAGAGAGATATAGCCTTCTTAAAATTGTCTATATTCAGGGCAACTTGTATCTTAAGATAATCAATTATTTGTTATTGACCTATAGtttaaaagttgtaaaatttcggaattattttaaaataaaaataagccaATGCGACCTAAGTAAGTTGGAAAAATGTTGGAATTAAACTACAAACGCCACATTCTGCTATAatactacatttcccataatgcactTCTCCCCCTTTCCTGCTACGCGTGTAAATAGCGCAAAAGCCCCGCGAATAATGGGGACCACAAGGATGCctgttattaaaaaacaagtaaCCACGATTTATTTCGCACTGTAGGATATTTACACTTTATTTAGAGTGTCTGTTATTGGTCTGAAATGAAAATCCTTCTTTAGAAACCGAGCTGTTTAGTCTGGTGTCCTTGATAAACCCTGACTGCTGTAAAGTACTCCGCGTCGTTACAGCTGGTCGGCAGCACGGACTACAGCCACTGAAACAGTTCAAATACAACACCAACTGCGCTTGCAAtagttaaatttatttaaagaagaaattacaaCACTGAAGGCATGAGTAGGCGAGAAGGTAAGTCCAGCTCTTGAGACTCCACGGATAATTATAACGTGTTTGAGCAAGTCGTTTTGTTGGTTGTTATCAAAAAGCGATAACTCAGCTATGTATCATTAATACACTTGTTAGCTAACATTAACATGCAGTGTGCGAGCTGATACGACTTAACTGTAGTCAGAGTACTCGTTTATTTGCGTTAAAAATGCCAGTCTTCTCTTCTCTTATTACGGTACTGTTTGCAAAGAGCACAGTGTAGTTTATTAAATCGTTAGCAAATGTTGTGGTCTCAGCAATGACAGCAGTGGGGGCTGCAAAtactaattattttcattgttgatgtATCACTCCATTATTTACACGTTGATGTCATCTGTTACGTTAATAACATAGTCTACAAAAcatgagacaaaaaataacaattgttaGAACAAAATCTATTACCCATCAGATTTTGTGACCCAAACCGCAGTTGCAGTTTTTAGCACACTTTGTCTCATTCATAATAAGGCTATGTCACTGCATGTGATGGgtcatacttttatttatttattcatgtgttaTTTTATCACAGTTAGCTGCATTTTTTGAGAGCTGAACGGGACTTTTCTCTATTAATCAGAGTAGGGGGTGGCTGGGTGGTGATCactattattatctttttttgttttggaaaatgcatgaccctccctttAACATACATAACATATTTCACAGTTCCAGCTATggtaaatggtgtgattttggagattttttaaagaaagcatgccttTAAAACCCCCTTGCAGATTTGGGGGTTTTGgttgtatttaaaagaaaaacaacataagaccatttaaagttgaatgtccctcccTTAATCATAATCTAGGAGAAATAACTCTCTCCCAGGTGCTTACAAAAATATGTGCCTCACCAGTTTTGCACCACTGCCTTGACTGTcgtaaataatgaacagtccctaaaaacTCACATGAGGTGTTACAATTTTTATGTAATATCTGAATACAACTGACAGTATAGGGGCATACTGTCATActgtctgcccaagagagttcaagacatgatAAGTGCAAATTAAGGTTAGGATTGGATTCAATTAATTTTACacgaaacttttttttcattaacctTTACACTACACTAAATATTTGCAACtatagcctgttgaagttgtttctttctgaaatatttgaattttaatacTGTGTACAtgtttcctgtatgttctggttgtattttagtaaagagacgaCTGAGAAATAAATAGGTTATGTATGGTcgttataaccttgctaaaataacaaagttatCCACAGCTATGTGTTTCAAACTCCATATCCACAGTTTGTAATTTAGACTTTCCATTAAATACTTAAGTctccagcacaaacacaaatgactTCGTAAACATCAGGTTAAAGGACTAAACTGATCTTTATGTGCAACACTGGTGGAGTGCCTCCTTAATCTGACGAGgccagtttaaagaaaaaacagcaacatgggGCATTTATTATGGAAGACAAACTGCAGTATCACCTGACATTTCCTGTCTAATGTCAGGTGAAGGATGTCCCCGGAGAAATGCTGATGGAGTGCAGAATTGCGATGCCAGCGCGAACCCATCGTCACCTGTCATTGCTGCTTTCAGAGGTAACTGCACACTCAGCACTTTATCCACCTACATCTttgctgtatttcatttttgttaattaatcgacataaactttttttctcttttaagttTTCCAACAGGAGCTTGACACCAAACACGACAAACATGAGCGTCTTTTCAAGATCAGCCGAGACGTCACCATTGAAAGCAAGAGgaccatttttcttttacacagGGTGACGAGGTATATACTAGTATAACTAGACATGTTAACTGTTGCAATTTAGTttgtaaagtttaaaataatttctcattttattcagatttaaTGGGAGAATTCGGCTCAGTTTGCTGATttacacaaaattacaacaGCTTTAGTTTtaactgttatgttttttgtagGAAACAGAGCACTGTTTAGAGAGGATTTGAAAGTATTTTGTGCCTTGCAGAcctttcatttttaacttttactctCGGTGTTACTCTGGTTTGAAGTGTCCCAAATGCAGAGGATATTCTGAATGAAGCAGACATAAAACTGGATGCAGTCAGGCAGAAAATTGGCCAAATTGCTGAAGAGCTCAGAGGAGACGATATATTTCAGTTTCACAGAGCTTTCACGTCAGGTGAGTTTCCATGgacctttttgtttgtttatggttGTGTCACTATtttataatatcaatatattttgcaattttgcatGTAAGTGTGAGTAAAAATGTTCAAGGTTAAGGTTTTTTGCAAATATACAATGCCATCAACAtacaaatgacaataaaatccGGTGTTCAGTTCCTTTGGTTTATGCATTAAGCGAAGCAGACACTCTCCAGATCAGTCTCTGTATCATTGCACTTCCACACTACTCTCTCCAAGTTTATATCGTATGTAACTGACAGACCTGACTTTGTTTTACGCAACAACTGTTCATCAGTTCACAGTTCAGTTGTGGTGTACCACAAGGATCTGTGCTTGGCcctattctttctttttgtatttacatCTATGTCCCTTGGTACATTAATCAGTCATTACAATCTAGGTTTCCATTCTCATGCAGATAATACTCAGCTTTACATCTCTGTTTAGCCTGACACCTGTCATCAGCTGGAAGAATGCCTTTTAGAAATCAAACAACGGATGTTATCTAATGTCCTTCTTTTAAATGCGGAGGAAACTGAAATGCTAGTTTTTGGTCCATAGCAGATAAGAAACTAATTCAGTGAGCTCACTCTTAACTTTGCTGGCTCCACAATCTCACAGAGCCCTAGTATTAGGAATCTCAGTGTCCAATTTGATCCAAATCTCTCTTTTGAAAAACTTAGCAACAGTACTACAAAGACTACATATTTACATTGATGAAATATTGCCAAGAGTTGTCCCGTTTATTCCACAGCTGATGCTGAAATGCATTTGTCTCATCTCTACATGACTGCTGTAACACCTTTTTCTTTGGCTTACCTAAATCAACTATTTACAAATTACAACTTGTAGAGAATACTGCTGCTAGGATGTTAACTGAGACTAGAAAATTTGATTATGTCATGCCTGTTCTTATTTCACTACATTGGATCCCTGTACCTGTAGATCTGACTACTGTCTACTTTTAAGCTTTAAAACATTAATCAGACTTCCATCACCTTCCACCATTCTTCATATGCCTTCCAGGGCTCTACAATCTTAAACTGATGGTCTCCTGTCtcttccaaaaataaataaaacattctcaTTTAGTCtgtcctaaaaaaaattaagctagCGTTATCCATCTGGTATCTAGTTTTGTGTCCGCATGGTTACATATATgttacacattttcatatttatgcgtttttctttctttttttattatttctaaactattttttggggggttttatATGAATATACAATTGTATATGTGTGATTTATCAACTGTATCCAGGTATGACTGTACAAATAGAGGTAGTTTATTTGCATATATTagattgttgtattttatctcACTTatcatatattttgaaatatttttaaaattattctaatgTAATCTCTGCATTTTatctcacttttttaaaaatatattttaatacctTTTGCTAATGTTGTTCATTACTGTTTTAAGTACCACCCTTTGAATTGACTAGACTTGACAGTCTGCCACAATTAGTGAGTGACCTAACACACAAAGTCTGGCAttaatttctatttaaaataataataaaatcctGAACTGAGAAATAAGCCTCAGCAAAGGACGTGAGCCAAAAACTTAATTAGGAGctttcacaaaaaatatctcTGCTGTGCTGCTATCACTTCAATCACCCTGTTTGTGGCTTTAGATTTATTGAAAAAGTCACTGATTGTGTGAGAGCGTGACCTTGATGCAGGCCTGGATATGATAGACACGCCCGTCTGATAAACTTGTTTTCCCACTAgcatcaatatcagtttttggTAGCGTAGCCAAAGTGTCTGCAGTGTTTGGAGAAAAACATTACTGGGAGCGAGGGTGAGCTGTTATCTAGCAGCTGGGGAAGTCATTTTTAGATTGTGGTCACTCAGGAATCACTGCTGCATCCTCCGCGACGTGACCACTGGCAGTTCCCACCAATTAGAcgcttcatttttttcccatttttatcTTCTTTATTAGATTGAGGCTGGGCTCGCTGCACAGGCTCTCCAGATAATCTTGGCTGGACGAGAAGTCTCCAGGCATGTATAATGGGTCTGCTTTTTTATATAAGGACCATTAAAGATATTGTGAGCTGAATCTGAACGTAATTGCCTCTGATAACAGGGCAGCACGGCTCTTTGATAAGCTCTTTAGCTTCATCCATGTAGCAGCTATGAGACAGTGCAAACACGAGGACACTGATGGGGCTCTTTTCCCAGGTTCACCTGCAACTCAGTTAACAACTCTGTGGTCAAACATTAAGCTTCATTAACTTGTAAATCATATGCGGCCATTTAtgcacatttgtttgattttaaacgATTAAAAACTACCGATCCTGTCAGGCTACACACAATCTCAGCCCTTAACTTTTCCAACAGCTTTGCCAGCAAAATCCCTCcaatttacaataaattttCCTTGAGTCGTTGTTTATACCTCTacagtaatttttgtttttttttcttggtctcGGTGACCAAAGGTAACTGCTGTTTCAGACTAAATAACACTAACAGCTCCTGGCAGTAAACTCAGGAACTGAACTCCGCCTGCCTGCCTCAAAGCCTGTGTAACCTTTTCATGTCATATCCTGTCCGCCTCAGATTGAGTCGCATTAACACTAAGCCCAGTGTCACAGCTGCAGGCCCACTGGCAAGGTTGAaatgtttgcagtgtttttttgttgacaaaagTTATGAACAAATTCTTTGAAAATGACTACATGAAAATATATTGTCCCTCTTATAAGTGTTTCATTTAAAGCCCCTAAGAGTGGAAGTAAAGTCAGTCAGTATGTATTCTTGACTAAATGAGCATAAACAGAAGTTAAAGTTAGGGGTAAATTATTTATGACaagtttaaaaatcaaaaactgttatttaataATTGCAGCATCCTAATCAGTGCACAGAAGTGTATGCAGTCTGTGACTGGTGCATCGTTTTACTTTAAAGGCAAACTTCACCCTCGCagtgatcatttgtatatcagttactcactctGTGTGAAATTGaatttgtgagtttttcttgcatgcctccacagttaATTAAgcatccaaaaactgaaaaattcttgatgaattgaagtcatagggctctaagtttaacaacagcagaagtatatcaaaacatcagtttacaaactctcacacaacttgtgcagtataatccaagtgtcATCCATCCAGTCATATTCAGTAGCGCTAAAACACAGCCCTTTCCAAAGTAAACCTGAagtaaaagttttaaatgctctcttcaaaaccagaatccataaacaaaaacagtaattttacctggctgaacacgggagctgctgatctactgctGTTATAAACAGATCATCTATAGTGTAAGCTTTTACAAACTGCACctcaaacaacttttttaaaaatggtataATTTACTGCTGCAGTTTAGCTACAATCAGAATATTAACATTGAGTGTAACAGTATGGcgtaaacatttttcaactctttcCCATTTTTACAAAGAACTTCTTACTTACCAGTTACTGGGGAAACTGCACAGACTTTTAGGTGCAGTGTTGTTATCCTGATGAGGACACGTCTCTCCCCGAGCTAAAGATAGCACTGTGATGCTGCGGACGTAAAACAGAGTCAGTTCACAAACAGTTGGTAGGAATGTAAACACACGTCATATAAATCTCTCATCTGCAACAACCAAACTGTTCTATGTTTGGCAGAAAATCTATTTATGTTGGACTCCATTGGTCAGAGTAGGAAGCTGAGCGAGTAAGTTTGTTTGTGGGGCCTCTAATAATTCATAATGAGTCACCCATAAATGTCAAGGTGGAGATGaaccacattctcctcctcgcCCCTCTGCAGCACTCTGCAGTTAGCTACGCTGATAGCAGGGAGGCCCTTTGAAGTTCAATTGCCGCTCCAAAAGTAAACTTCAGACACAAAGTCTTCCGTCCTGTGATTATTTGATTGTTGTTTGCACAGGGCCAGAAAACAAATGAGGGATCATCTCAGCCCGTTACAAAAAATGGTCACTGTTGTTCAATCAAAAGACAGCGGCAGGAAACAGGCTTTATTTGAGTCATTATCTTCATCTGTGATCTTTACTGTGCAGATACCATGTAGTGTTTATACACACTCTGCATGCTCTTCTCGTTTGATATGCAGTTGACCTCATTGAGTAAtaaagtaatagtaataattgtatgtaaatcacaaataaatacatttaaaaaaaagacatccatTGTATCCTAAACTCACTGAGATTCATGAGCTGGAGCAGTGAAATATCTGGATGTGTTTCCCAGTGTTTTGCAGTGattcttttcagtgttttatttttcccaaaTCTTTCTTAATTTTCATTATTCTTTCATTCTTATTTCAGGGATCCAGGAGTATGTGGAGGCCGTCTCTTTCCTGCACTACATCCGTCATCGCAGCCTCATCAGCCTGGAGGAGATCAATGCCAGGCTGGTGTTCATGAGAACAGAGAAAGCAGATCCTAAGGTAAATTTAAAGAAGATTTTGTTGTCATGGTGCATGTTTGTCTTGTCATCCCatacagaggagaaaaaactaCTCAGTATTGGTCCATGTCGTGGCTGTAGTACAGACCATACACTGTATACAAAGATGGACGATAtgtctccttttttcccccactgtacaaaaatgaagccaaaacagtCTGCACAGTAGCTATCAGAAACGCATTATGTGTCATTATGTCATTTATCCACTCAGCCTGTTATTTTAAAAGAGGATGGGTGTCTGTTGATACAGGCAAAACTGCATGAACCTCAACATTTATTTAGTAAAAGCATCATCATGTTTGAGAAAAATTGGACCTTGCTTATGTGTAGCCCAGGGCTTCTACTAAGGGGAGAGCTACACAAGATAACAATCTCATTTTGTAGATATTGTCATGTCAGTCTTGTGTATAAATTCTGTTGGGATAAGAATCTCTGTGTACAATCTGCACAGAAAGTGTTCATAATTTATGTCTTACATGgacattcatgtttgtttttctaattctttttcatcatgttttcatctCAGGGCTCAGCTGAGGCCCAGCAGCCGGCAGGTCAGGTTCTGACCTTCCAGGTGACGCCCTCTGACTATCTGCTCGGCGTGGCCGACCTGACCGGAGAGCTGATGCGGCTGTGCATCAGCAGCGTGGGCAACGGTGACATCGACACGCCCTTCCAGCTGAGCCAGTTCCTACGGCAGATCCACGACGGCTTCTCCTACATCGGAAACACGGGCCCCTACGAGGTGTCCAAAAAGCTGCACACACTGCGACAGAGCCTGGGCAA harbors:
- the egln1a gene encoding egl nine homolog 1 codes for the protein MEKQQQSDLDRDRQYCELCGKMENLLKCGRCRSSFYCSKEHQKQHWKKHKLICKETDKVPKQKPEQPPGDDKEKTREKISPEQADSASLPQTTNTEAPGDGDGPGEDGSNNTATPNGQTSSSAQKLAMEYIVPCMNKHGICVVDNFLGAETGQGILDNVKALHKTGKFTDGQLVSQKSDSTKDIRGDKITWIEGREAGCEKIRFLMSRMDDLIRHCNGKLGNYTINGRTKAMVACYPGNGTGYVRHVDNPNGDGRCVTCIYYLNKDWTAKEHGGLLRIFPEGKAQFADIEPKFDRLLLFWSDRRNPHEVQPAFATRYAITVWYFDADERARAKEKYLTGAGEKGVKVELGKPSDPS
- the tsnax gene encoding translin-associated protein X yields the protein MSRREGEGCPRRNADGVQNCDASANPSSPVIAAFRVFQQELDTKHDKHERLFKISRDVTIESKRTIFLLHRVTSVPNAEDILNEADIKLDAVRQKIGQIAEELRGDDIFQFHRAFTSGIQEYVEAVSFLHYIRHRSLISLEEINARLVFMRTEKADPKGSAEAQQPAGQVLTFQVTPSDYLLGVADLTGELMRLCISSVGNGDIDTPFQLSQFLRQIHDGFSYIGNTGPYEVSKKLHTLRQSLGKVEDACYALRVRGSEIPKHMLADVFSSRTTLIDPEEGVV